Proteins encoded within one genomic window of Setaria italica strain Yugu1 chromosome IV, Setaria_italica_v2.0, whole genome shotgun sequence:
- the LOC101757035 gene encoding uncharacterized protein LOC101757035: MANHQEKPTTSPPPPSPLQSQAAEGGGARPRLPGVGGAHAGGAGYPNPPEAAVPDAATLRDQWRFAVRQYSRWYSHAWGTAILAGAAFFALGWLVKGSNPLPSRAEPHDTNANSVAKEEG; the protein is encoded by the coding sequence ATGGCGAACCACCAGGAGAAGCCcaccacgtcgccgccgccgccgtcgccgctgcaatctcaggcggcggagggcggaggcgcccgaccccgCTTGCCTGGCGTCGGCGGGGCGCACGCTGGGGGCGCTGGATACCCTAACCCCCCGGAAGCCGCGGTCCCCGACGCGGCGACTCTGCGGGACCAATGGCGGTTCGCCGTGCGGCAGTACAGCCGCTGGTACTCCCACGCCTGGGGCACCGCCATCCTCGCCGGTGCCGCCTTCTTCGCCCTCGGGTGGCTCGTCAAGGGCTCCAACCCGCTCCCTTCCCGTGCCGAGCCACACGACACCAACGCAAATTCCGTCGCCAAGGAGGAGGGGTGA